In the genome of Aspergillus flavus chromosome 8, complete sequence, one region contains:
- a CDS encoding uncharacterized protein (of unknown function-domain containing protein) encodes MLDTRPIRIGNVSGATGDHPQAMLRMAQHGNVDVIVGDWLSEMNIAWNAITKSQDPDLGYEPGFLAQLSDCLDIVVAKDIKVVANAGALNTSSLMQKVCALCKERGHSKVMVASVLGDDISEPIQKKEAGFQDLHHLDHDEWKLKDWPLKPHCAVAYIGAWGIVEALNAGADIVICGRVTDASPVIGAAAWWYRWQRDAWDELAGALVAGHLIECGPYVTGANFSGFKPLLPNLVDLSFPIAEISPDGSCIITKCEAYGGAVTKFNTIAQLLYELQGELYLNPDVAADLRNISVDEIGPDRVKVYGAIGQPPPPTTKAMIAAPGGYQAEAIFYINGLDVNEKAEMLRNQLDHALRGNGFCKLSIELYGSPAINPSSQQAGTVFLRVFTQARNIEDISAERFKTLIYALRMQSYPGYHMNLDFRMMDAKPFMEVFPAVIPLDLIHHRIILSNGIQQGAPSAPVTRIYPIQRPSYETKIPIPLSQFGAKEAAPLGSIVHARSGDKGDNFNVGFFVRNSDEYPWLQSFLTVDRFKELLGDDWPKRENEPRAERCEFQNLLAVHFRVLDFLDGGIASSSRIDGLGKGIGEYLRSRVVDIPKKFLERGWI; translated from the exons ATGCTCGACACACGCCCCATCCGCATCGGTAATGTCTCCGGTGCAACCGGCGACCACCCCCAGGCAATGTTGCGAATGGCGCAGCACGGTAACGTCGATGTCATCGTCGGAGACTGGTTATCGGAAATGAATATTGCATGGAATGCGATAACCAAATCACAAGACCCGGATTTGGGATATGAGCCTGGGTTTCTCGCCCAGTTAAGCGACTGCCTAGATATCGTTGTAGCAAAGGATATAAAAGTCGTCGCGAACGCTGGGGCGCTGAACACGTCATCCCTTATGCAGAAGGTTTGCGCACTATGCAAAGAGAGAGGGCATAGCAAAGTCATGGTGGCTTCAGTACTAGGAGACGATATCTCGGAGCCAatccagaagaaggaggctggTTTCCAGGACTTACATCATCTGGACCACGACGAGTGGAAACTGAAGGATTGGCCATTGAAGCCACACTGCGCTGTGGCATACATTGGGGCTTGGGGTATTGTGGAAGCTCTAAATGCAGGCGCTGACATTGTCATATGTGGTCGTGTCACTGATGCTTCGCCAGTTATTGGCGCCGCGGCGTGGTGGTATAGGTGGCAGCGAGACGCTTGGGATGAGCTTGCCGGTGCACTGGTTGCTGGAC ACCTCATTGAGTGTGGCCCGTATGTGACAGGTGCCAACTTCTCCGGCTTCAAGCCCTTGCTTCCCAACCTTGTCgacctttccttccccatcGCTGAAATCAGTCCTGATGGCAGTTGCATAATCACTAAGTGTGAAGCCTATGGTGGAGCAGTGACTAAGTTCAACACCATCGCCCAGCTACTTTACGAGCTACAAGGGGAGTTATATCTCAATCCAGACGTCGCAGCCGACCTGCGAAATATATCCGTAGACGAGATCGGCCCTGATCGCGTCAAGGTTTATGGTGCCATTGGACAACCGCCACCACCGACGACAAAAGCCATGATAGCAGCGCCGGGAGGCTATCAAGCAGAAGCGATATTCTACATCAATGGTCTGGACGTGAACGAGAAAGCAGAGATGCTTCGAAATCAACTTGATCACGCTCTCCGTGGTAACGGCTTTTGCAAATTATCCATTGAACTCTACGGCTCACCTGCCATCAACCCGTCTAGTCAACAGGCGGGAACAGTATTTCTACGAGTATTTACACAAGCGAGGAATATTGAGGACATCTCAGCAGAGAGATTCAAGACACTGATATATGCCCTGCGGATGCAAAGTTACCCAG GATATCACATGAATCTTGACTTTCGGATGATGGATGCAAAACCATTCATGGAGGTCTTTCCAGCAGTTATTCCGCTTGACCTTATACATCATCGAATCATTCTCTCCAATGGCATACAGCAGGGTGCACCGTCTGCTCCAGTCACAAGAATATACCCGATCCAGAGACCTTCCTACGAGACCAAGATTCCCATACCTTTGAGCCAGTTCGGCGCGAAGGAGGCCGCCCCGTTGGGTAGTATAGTTCACGCCCGCTCAGGAGACAAAGGGGATAATTTTAATGTGGGCTTCTTTGTCCGAAACTCCGACGAGTACCCGTGGCTGCAATCATTCTTAACAGTGGATCGATTCAAAGAGCTACTTGGGGATGACTGGccaaaaagagagaatgaGCCTCGAGCGGAACGATGCGAGTTTCAGAATCTGTTAGCTGTTCACTTCAGAGTTCTAGACTTCTTAGATGGTGGCATTGCTAGTTCTAGTCGGATTGATGGGCTGGGCAAAGGGATAGGGGAATACTTAAGAAGTCGTGTGGTGGACATTCCGAAGAAGTTTTTAGAAAGAGGTTGGATCTAA
- a CDS encoding putative feruloyl esterase B precursor — MRVLSITYVFAVLQVVKGIPLGRQEKVGCASLAGAQIDNAAHIHHAQNVPIGGLTLSSNGSPVRNELPLCHVQGTINYMAGGDATPDPRGNNTLTWELFLPDQYHYNGRFLAVGNGGFAGDIDNSTMLTNLNSGFAVAGCDSGHPLLESEASGPNDSVPFLDDIAKVKAWIHNSIAMTTNVTRSITANYYAEQPAYSYFWGCSTGGAQGYALAQYHPTLFDGIYAGSPGNWYSHLILSFLWNGLHATGEGFMSQDALNLITKRTVAACDELDGVKDGLIENPLRCDFDIRTLECQPGQTAISNNKTVCLTPAQIQSTLQIYAGPKDQRTGKQIYPGFDLGSENGWLAQETYLYSSYAAPILRQLVFKDKTYNVTFFNWGSDVDHLDHTASPAIDEISPDLSAFSQRGSKLITLQGWADQYNAATWPIEHLKQIQSTMKGQDVSDFIRLFMVPGGGHCGANSAYTHVPATYHALDALLPWVEDGIQPGEVMSSAPPDGSNTTRKLCVWPKEARFLNGSPGDWQSYTCV, encoded by the exons ATGAGAGTATTATCTATAACCTACGTATTTGCGGTCCTACAAGTCGTCAAGGGCATCCCGCTGGGGCGGCAAGAGAAAGTGGGCTGTGCAAGTCTCGCTGGAGCCCAGATTGACAATGCGGCACATATCCATCACGCTCAAAATGTGCCTATAGGAGGGCTCACGCTATCCAGTAATGGAAGTCCCGTCAGAAATGAGCTTCCTCTCTGCCATGTTCAAGGAACCATTAACTACATGGCTGGCGGGGATGCTACGCCGGACCCACGCGGGAATAACACCCTTACCTGGGAACTATTCCTTCCAGACCAGTATCATTACAATGGACGTTTCCTTGCCGTTG GAAACGGAGGCTTCGCTGGCGATATTGATAACTCCACCATGCTCACAAACCTCAATTCCGGCTTCGCAGTCGCAGGTTGTGACAGTGGACACCCACTACTCGAAAGTGAAGCCAGTGGACCTAACGACTCTGTACCGTTCTTAGACGATATCGCGAAGGTGAAAGCCTGGATCCACAATTCAATAGCCATGACCACCAATGTCACGCGATCCATCACTGCAAACTATTACGCTGAGCAACCAGCCTACAGTTATTTCTGGGGCTGCTCAACTGGCGGTGCCCAGGGCTATGCACTTGCACAGTACCATCCTACCTTGTTTGATGGTATCTATGCTGGAAGTCCGGGAAATTGGTACAGTCACTTGATACTGAGCTTCCTCTGGAATGGACTACATGCGACTGGGGAGGGGTTTATGAGTCAGGATGCTTTGAATCTCATCACGAAAAGAACAGTAGCTGCCTGTGATGAGCTAGATGGTGTCAAAGACGGGTTGATTGAGAATCCGTTGAGGTGTGACTTTGATATCAGAACACTGGAATGCCAGCCCGGTCAGACTGCCATCAGCAACAATAAGACTGTGTGTCTTACTCCAGCCCAAATTCAATCGACACTCCAGATTTATGCCGGGCCGAAGGATCAACGTACCGGAAAGCAGATCTATCCCGGCTTCGACCTGGGCTCAGAAAACGGTTGGCTGGCCCAGGAAACATATCTGTACTCCTCGTACGCGGCTCCTATTCTTCGCCAGCTAGTCTTCAAAGACAAAACGTATAATGTCACATTTTTCAACTGGGGCTCTGATGTCGATCATCTAGACCACACTGCATCACCGGCCATTGACGAAATCTCTCCTGACCTGTCGGCATTCAGTCAGCGAGGAAGCAAGTTAATCACGCTTCAAGGATGGGCAGATCAGTACAATGCAGCTACGTGGCCAATCGAGCACCTGAAACAAATCCAGTCGACTATGAAAGGGCAAGATGTCTCAGATTTTATCCGCTTGTTCATGGTCCCTGGGGGTGGACACTGTGGGGCCAATTCAGCGTATACTCACGTACCCGCCACTTACCATGCTCTTGATGCTTTGTTGCCGTGGGTGGAGGATGGGATTCAGCCCGGGGAAGTCATGAGCTCGGCACCTCCTGATGGGTCGAATACAACTAGGAAACTGTGTGTATGGCCCAAGGAGGCGAGATTTCTTAATGGAAGCCCGGGCGATTGGCAGAGTTACACATGTGTTTAG
- the rgsD gene encoding rgsD, protein MGSELGITPETKPQAVYTPVSIWWACWAGVWTTAVALGMIYLIANRNMPTLRIRGIGMSLSAIVLLHLYWASVQFGVMIGPIMPGDAQYWIMGTYLGCGIALFHASNTRFLHVAKHQRKFAHHNSRISESVPDEKPKGGLFARFRRLDYTKRILILVAIAMSFQIFLTILLWVISRKWHSSWGIPGTEVTGTPSEQAAKQGTGWEWWPTAFFQFFWAWIVAPFVLWKARHIHDTQGWRVQTIGCAIANLHATPMWLIALYVPAMQVVNQYWIPPQWICLSIWIMEIFTVFLPCWEVMRHHALRQETFNAIEQWESKMRKSGSEARSLNSIPTLVDSMMSGWKSHNGSVDTTGSRDSILTMGALEHVLERNPAPLQKFSALNDFSGENVAFLTSVAEWKNSLPKALRENTDPMDNNMKELLHERFNRALHIYVKFISVSQAEFPVNISSQDLRKLENIFEGPARSLYGEKRAAVDPVTPFDTPSFPMKSLSSPSFGNGSQVELHPVSSDDRVQFWGEVPEAFGPTVFNDAEKSIKYLVLTNTWPKFVKSRRSSDPIKEEAV, encoded by the exons ATGGGGTCGGAACTCGGAATCACCCCGGAAACTAAGCCGCAGGCCGTATACACCCCGGTGAGCATATGGTGGGCATGCTGGGCCGGCGTGTGGACGACCGCCGTTGCACTGGGCATGATCTATCTCATTGCCAATCGCAACATGCCGACTCTTCGAATTCGAGGCATCGGTATGTCGCTATCAGCTATCGTGCTGCTTCATTTGTATTGGGCATCGGTTCAGTTTGGAGTTATGATCGGTCCCATTATGCCGGGAGACGCCCAATACTGGATCATGGGCACCTATTTGGGCTGCGGAATAGCCCTATTCCACGCTTCCAACACTCGTTTCCTCCACGTCGCAAAGCACCAGCGGAAATTTGCCCACCATAATAGCCGTATATCTGAGTCTGTTCCCGATGAAAAGCCCAAAGGCGGCTTGTTTGCTCGCTTCCGCCGACTCGATTATACCAAGAggatcctcatcctcgttgCTATCGCAATGTCCTTTCAGATATTCCTCACTATCCTGCTGTGGGTGATTTCTCGCAAGTGGCACAGCTCCTGGGGGATTCCCGGCACCGAGGTTACGGGTACTCCATCGGAGCAGGCCGCAAAACAGGGCACAGGCTGGGAATG GTGGCCCACCGCGTTTTTTCAGTTCTTTTGGGCCTGGATTGTCGCTCCCTTCGTGCTCTGGAAAGCTCGCCATATCCATGATACCCAAGGCTGGCGAGTCCAGACCATTGGCTGCGCTATCGCCAA CCTCCACGCTACCCCGATGTGGCTCATCGCTCTCTACGTTCCTGCCATGCAGGTAGTCAACCAGTACTGGATTCCTCCGCAGTG GATTTGCCTGTCCATTTGGATCATGGAAATTTTCactgtctttcttccctgCTGGGAGGTGATGCGCCACCACGCCCTCCGCCAAGAGACGTTCAACGCGATCGAGCAGTGGGAGTCAAAAATGAGGAAGTCTGGTTCAGAAGCCAGGTCCCTCAACTCCATCCCTACCTTGGTCGATTCCATGATGTCCGGCTGGAAATCCCACAACGGTTCCGTCGATACCACCGGCTCCCGCGACAGTATCCTAACCATGGGCGCCCTGGAACACGTCCTAGAACGTAACCCCGCTCCTCTCCAGAAATTCTCCGCCCTCAACGACTTTTCCGGCGAGAATGTCGCCTTCCTCACCAGCGTCGCCGAATGGAAGAACTCGCTACCCAAGGCGCTCCGAGAAAACACCGACCCCATGGACAATAACATGAAAGAGTTGCTCCACGAACGGTTCAACCGCGCATTGCATATCTACGTTAAGTTTATCAGCGTTAGCCAGGCCGAGTTTCCCGTGAACATCTCCTCCCAAGATCTCCGAAAGCTCGAAAACATCTTCGAGGGCCCTGCTCGTTCCCTGTACGGCGAGAAGCGCGCTGCCGTCGACCCCGTCACTCCTTTCGATACCCCCAGTTTCCCCATGAAATCTCTTTCCTCACCCAGCTTTGGCAACGGCTCCCAGGTCGAGCTCCACCCAGTGTCCTCAGACGACCGCGTGCAATTCTGGGGCGAAGTCCCCGAGGCCTTCGGGCCAACTGTCTTTAACGACGCCGAGAAGAGTATCAAGTATCTCGTTCTCACTAATACATGGCCCAAGTTTGTTAAGAGTCGCAGATCCTCTGATCCCATTAAGGAGGAGGCTGTCTGA
- a CDS encoding uncharacterized protein (domain of unknown function-domain containing protein), with protein sequence MPFIRTYFMNQRILCYISQVLSKKSDRVCELVKESCQGKSCPPCLPQYNPNALEELTIYDRPEAQFIQLTKATDLVPESTVENVYNQLKPVPPSFLIGKWNGGDIDTGHIGHKLLKEMKWAGKDFRSVDDGDPIMVHDAEGNRVWKEDWGHCSLREVVYRGVTSTAMIYDQKPIFDHFRYVSDDMVAGAMDTPKLFGAKGTYYFYLTRRSSSSL encoded by the exons ATGCCATTTATTCGGACTTATTTTATGAATCAACGAATTTTATGCTATATCAGCCAAGTATTATCGAAAAAGTCGGACAGAGTCTGCGAACTCGTCAAGGAATCATGTCAGGGTAAGTCTTGTCCGCCATGCTTGCCTCAGTACAATCCAAATGCATTGGAGGAACTCACAATCTATGACAGACCTGAGGCACAGTTTATTCAACTCACCAAGGCCACCGACCTTGTGCCAGAATCAACGGTGGAGAATGTATACAACCAACTAAAGCCAGTTCCTCCCTCCTTCCTGATTGGCAAGTGGAACGGCGGCGATATCGACACGGGACATATTGGACATAAGCTTCTCAAGGAAATGAAATGGGCCGGGAAAGACTTCCGGTCGGTAGACGACGGTGATCCGATCATGGTTCATGATGCAGAAGGGAACCGGGTATGGAAGGAAGATTGGGGACATTGCTCG CTACGGGAGGTGGTCTATCGAGGAGTCACCTCGACCGCCATGATCTATGACCAAAAGCCTATTTTTGACCATTTTCGTTATGTGAGCGACGATATGGTTGCAGGTGCCATGGATACACCTAAGCTGTTCGGTGCTAAGGGTActtactatttctatttgACTCGACGCAGTTCATCCTCGCTGTAA